GGGCCGGAGGCATGCTCCAAGTAGTACTGGCCGGTTTTGGTGGATTGGAAATCACTAATGAAGGTATTGTCCAAAAAAATCCGATTTTACCCAAAGCTTGGAAGTCACTAACCATTAAGGGTGTTGGACCGCAACAAAAAACGTATACTGTAGACTAAAAAAAGCCCCAGGAACCACTCCGGGGCTTTTTAATAAAATCAAAACCAACCTAAACATATGAGTTTGACCACTCATATTTTTTTGAAAATTTCAAAGCAATTTTCAGTGTTAAAACAACTAGCTTGGAAGAAACCCTACCTAAAAATCAGTTTTTTTCAAAAAAATATAAACTTTCCTTCTCAGGGCCATAATTAAGAATGCTGTCTTTAGGCTGTAAGTTTTCAAAAGTATTTTTCAAAGTTGATACGATAATAAGGCTATCATCTTTCTTTTTATTATTCGGGATTGAGAAATCATCCAACGTTAAAAGCTCCTTTTCTGGATGCAACAATCTAATTTGTCCTCCATATGTGACATTGGGCAAAACCCAGACCGCATTGGCATAGTTTGTATTTAACTTTTTTGATAGGTATCCATAATCAAAGTGGACCGCCGAAGGTATCCCTAAAAATCGTTCTATCGGTGTACGTAGCACTTGAAATGCTATTATCAATATAAATAGGACAATCCCTCCTTTCCTTACATTTTCTTTATCGATATCAATACTTTCTATAAACACTACCAAATATGGAAGCAGTAATGGAAGTAGCCAACGTGTTTGGACTTCTTTAACGTCCATGAGCGTAAAACATACCATCAATACTAATAATTGTGCTATCATCAATTTAAAAAGCCAACTGGAACGCATTGTTGTTTGCCAATGAACCATTTTCAACAAACGTAAAAGAATAACTACCAAGACAAAAGGAGCGCTAATTTCAAAAATGGCCTTAATGGTTTCAAGAAAAGGTGTAAAAATGATTGTTCCATCTCCTTCTGTGCCCAACTTCATATACAGGCTTTCTTGTACATTTTGCAAATAAGCTGTGGTAGTGTACCAATATAGATGGGGCAAGAAAAGTATTATAGCAAT
The nucleotide sequence above comes from Flagellimonas sp. HMM57. Encoded proteins:
- a CDS encoding glycosyltransferase family 39 protein, translating into MLTRIKGLPLEWGLALVSFIAIIFISYLKTSLELEDAEQAYYSQWWRLGYDDQPPLYTWLQKVVNAIFGVTKFSFSFLRGIFFAATLLALYEFGRKVLRDRFKAQLVVLSSALIPVFIDFTFRRLSHTLLLCLVILLTFNVIARLIEKKSSHDYILLGICFGIGMLSKYNYAFFLLAVMVTSLFDLTIKRVFWNKRILISYSIAIILFLPHLYWYTTTAYLQNVQESLYMKLGTEGDGTIIFTPFLETIKAIFEISAPFVLVVILLRLLKMVHWQTTMRSSWLFKLMIAQLLVLMVCFTLMDVKEVQTRWLLPLLLPYLVVFIESIDIDKENVRKGGIVLFILIIAFQVLRTPIERFLGIPSAVHFDYGYLSKKLNTNYANAVWVLPNVTYGGQIRLLHPEKELLTLDDFSIPNNKKKDDSLIIVSTLKNTFENLQPKDSILNYGPEKESLYFFEKN